AACAATGAGATTCTACTTTAAtgacatcactcattatatgccaAATTTATTAATGACTcgttatttctaatattaggaggtgtaGTTTCGAAACTAGAATAATAGCACAATTAtgctaaatgaagaaaataaagaaaaataaaattttgagaaactatatgaaatcacaaaaaaataaaggTTGGAAAATGAAATATTATATATTAAAAAGTAAGATCATTTTAACATAGTTAAGTTTGCATATAACCTCATCCAATAACAAAGTTCAACTTTAATGACAACACTCGTTATAAGTCAAGTTTGTGAATGACTTATTATTTCTAAGATTACGAAAAATATTAGAATAATAACATAGTAagtgtaataaaaaaaataattaagaaagaacaaaaatatgaGAAATTATATAGAAACACGTGAAGTAAAGGTTGGGaaatgagaaataaggaaataaaagacAAATAacgtaaaaaaatataatatttgaaagaaaaaaagaatttaaaaagttaaaataaaaaataaattaaaaagaaaaaagaatagaaataaaaagtaaattaaaagaaaagaaaagagattcAAAAAATAACCTTGTAATTACATCGTGCCTCCCTTGAGAATCGGAGAGGATAATAATACAAGTAATTACTTGGTGACAAACATATCAAACTAtgtaattacacccaattacACACACATCCAACTACGTGGTGACTTTCCAAACATGCactaagtaaacttttatttagAAACCTTTATTAATCCAATACGTAATCCTTTTGATATATTAAGGATGACCATAATATAATTGTAATCAACAAGTTTATTAATATCCCCTCAATTTGTATTGACTTTAAGTAAatttttatttagaaaaagaTAGAAAGTTGTGGTGACAAAGACTAATAATATTGGAATTGAACAAAGATCATAGATTCTTCTTCCGTTAGCAGTAAAACAGCTCTAAGTCACATCAAATACAACACCAAGCTTTAAAATTCGATCacatgcaccaacaatatttaATCAACAGAAAGTGATAAACTTACCAGGGTCAACATCTCCAGCAATCTGAAGAGCATCTCAGTTAGCTACTTTACAAAAATACTAACATCAGACATtttcatgtgcatttgttatACAAAAATAACCTATTTTTAGGCTACAACATCCACATTTATGTACATTTATGGATATTCTAtgaggtaaaaaaaaaaatacaacgtTAAAGGATCTTTCAATTTTTCTATGTTtgattggcttaaatattttaaaaaatattttcctcgttaactcatttttctccaattggaagaaaatatttttcctatcaaaagggaaaatattttccaaaattctttttcaacctaatgtccaaattaataatcctacgataaagaacaaatttagattaactTAATGTCCTTCAACACGAAACAATGAATAACTCACAAtacaaattaataatcctacaaTCAAGAATATATATTAGATCAGTGGCGGACCCAGAATTTTAtgcaagcgggttcaatcttagaagtaaataactttagtcgtaaaatagtagttatcaagtgggttcaaataaaatatttatacaaaatttacgcagctttaatcctaatttatacatatacacagtattattttttgatgaagcgggttcagttgaacccgatTGCCACCACGTACGTCTGCCTCGGTATtagattactaatgtccaaattaataatctaaattaataaattaattaacacAACACATTTAGAGATAATATCAATTtattatcgtctccacagggattTGATTTAAACAGTGTTCGGATAATCTCTAGTTGATTACTATCCAGGAAAATTAACACTTGATTTTATAACTGTTACTACTGTGAACTACtaaaaattaagcaaataacaatTGCTCACAAAAGACAGTAGATGAGCAACAAAGAAATATCAATGAGAGGGATAAGGGTATTTGACTAGATAGGTGAAAGATAACTGACTCGGGATTCAATTCTTGATTTAATATTCACTCTATAATACAGTTGATTCTCACAAATTCAACTGATAATCAGATTGCACTTGAAGTTAatgttcctctttcgattaaacgtTAATTCAGTAGTTAATCCAATTGAAACACGGTAAACAATTGCAACAAtcaaatgatggttatgatctaaagggtaacttctcacgaatattttcctattttctagttcgattaacaattcaaagggctctttcgattacctatttAAATCACGAATTTAAAGTAGAGCATAAGATGTGAAGAAATTCACTATCAAACTCCTCTTTCTATTAAGCAAAATAATGAATAACTCACAATACAAATTAAAGCTCCATCAATTAATTCTAACAATTATCAAGAATCgaatccctaatcaagttatCGAAACACCGTATCTGTCAACACCCTAATGGAAATTACTCCATAATAATGGAGTAATACATCTCAAATAAGTTTAAGAACAAAGAAAACATCAATTCTAATGATTCGATACAAACTCCCGCATTGCACCGATTGCAGGTTGTAGTATTGATGAGTTCTTGAGTCTTCTTACCTTGGTTGGTTCTCCAATCTCCCGTAGGTCAAAAGTTTCACATACTAGAATAGAGTTTAGTAGCATCTCATACCTCTTGCTAATGTTACTCGCCCTTTGACACTTGTCACATGCAGCTACGTACGTCCGTGTGTCTTTGTATaaagtaggccaatagaaaccggtTTCCATGACCTTTGCTGCAGTGCGATTTCTACCATAGTGTCCTCCAGCTACTTCATCATGGCAATGGGAAAGAATGCTTGCCTTCTCTCCTTCAGGCACACACcttcgaatcacaccatctgCACACAGTTTAAATAAGAAAGGGTCATTCCAAAAATGAccttttacctcaccttgaagcTTCTTTCTTTGATCACGAGAGAGGTTACTAGGCCGCCATCCACTAGCCAAAACGTTGGTTACATCAGCATACCAAGGCGGTCTTACGGAGACCGCAACAATGAAAAAAATCTGCTCATTAGGGAACTCTTCTCTTACGTCAACTATTTCAACCGGAGGTCTCTCAAGTCGAGATAGATGATCGACGACTTGATTTTTTGTGTCCTTCCTATCTTTGATCTCCAAGTCAAACTGTTGGAGCAACAATACCCACCGCATCAGATGCGGATTGGAATCCTTCTTACTCAACAGATATTTCAAGGTTGAGTGATCCGTGTGTACAATTACTTATCATTAATTTGTCGTTATTTTTTGGTGTCAATGTGTATACTCCCATGAGGAAAGGCAGCTTTTCCAAGTGTGCATTTGAAACTAGATGTTGACCTACGGTGAGTGTTGTAATACTTCATTCGTAAGGTAATCAAAGGATTATTTTAGAAACCTTTATTAATCCAATACGTAATCCTTTAGATATACTATTAAGGATGACCATAATATAATTGTAACCAACAAGTTTATTAATATCCCCTCAATATGTATTTCAACtttaagtaaacttttatttagAAAAAGATAGAAAGTTGTGATGACAAAGAGTAATAATCTTGGAATTGAACGAAGATCATAGATTGTTTAGTACTTTAATCATGTTGCCACGCACTTTGCACATTGCTTCTAATGGTGTAGCTTTAGGCATAGTGAGACCTTCTCCTTCAGACATGTCAATTTGTTCTTTGCTAATTTTCCTCCAATCAAAGCACTGAAGCAAAGTTGCCAATGTCAGTGCCACAACTCTATTAGCAAGGCCAGCAGCAGGGCAACTCCTTCTTCCTAATCCAAATGGAATTAACTTCAATTTGTATGCATCAACTTCCAATCCTTCAAATCTTTCTGGCTTGAAACTTGTTGGATCATCCCACAGTTGAGGATCCCTGTGCATTGCCCAGGCATTGACAAGTAGCATTGTTTTACGTGGCACGTTGTAACACCCGATAATACATTCATCCGATGATTCGTGCGGTGATAGTAATGGTACTGCTGGAAATAATCGTAGTGTCTCATACACTATGTTTTGGAGGTAAGGTAACTTAGGAATGTCTGATTCATCTGCTAGACGATCTTCGCCGATAACTTGATCGAGCTCCTTCGTAGCCTTCTCTAATTTCTCGGTGTGGTTTAGTAAAAGTGTCAGCGCCCATTCTATTGTCACTGATGAAGTGTCAGTCCCTGCAGTCAAGAGTATCTGAGAATGTAACTGAAGTTAGGACGGAGAGAATTGGACATTTAGAAAAGTACTACACTCGAGTATTATGACATAAATCTTGACACTTATGCATCAGTCTACTTCTAGATTTTGTACATATTATAGGCTAGCTGGAAAAAGGCCTTGCTATAAACAGATGCAAATTAAACAGCATTTACGAGGTGGATTTAACCCTTCAATATATATGAAAAACATTTTCTCACAAATGTACACATACATAGTAACTCACTCCCACACGAACCTGCAGACTCTAAATTATGAATCCGCCTATTAGAGCAACATGGGTTTTTTAGTATATTGCTTTTACACTTATCGAAAATATTACTCTAGTGATCAAATTTTGTTCATGGAACGTACCAGTATAATTCCTTTGATGATGTCGTCAGTGTAGTATTCAGGTTCTGAGTCTTGCAAAGCTAGCATTTTGCCAATCATTGTATTTCTTCTTTCTCCAAGTTGGTAAGTTTCGGTACTTTTATGTCTATGTCCCTCTATAAGCCCCTGTAGAAATTCATCAGATTTCACCTGCAACTTTAGCATTTTCTTTTCTAGGCCATGAAAATCAAACCACTGTAGAAATGGCAAGAAATCCCCTGTATTAGATGCTCCACTCAAAGCAAAAAGTTCCCTTATGATATCGCGAAACTGCATCGCCTCCTCATAATCTTCCACTTCAACTCCATAATATTTCTTTCCTGCAACCATCCTCATAATTATATTAAATGACAACTCTGATATTCTTGATCTCAT
This DNA window, taken from Nicotiana tabacum cultivar K326 chromosome 15, ASM71507v2, whole genome shotgun sequence, encodes the following:
- the LOC107793695 gene encoding cytochrome P450 81Q32: MEISWFYCFSFVPFLSLFILSKLFLHYQKHSKKLPPSPFSIPIIGHLLLLKQPLHRTLQQLSYKYGPIFSLKFGFRSAVVISSPSAVEECFTKNDTIFANRPRFLVGKLLNYNFTTIGAAPYGPLWRNLRRLTTVEIFSTARLNMSADIRREEIKALVKDLYQLDSRRNFILVEMRSRISELSFNIIMRMVAGKKYYGVEVEDYEEAMQFRDIIRELFALSGASNTGDFLPFLQWFDFHGLEKKMLKLQVKSDEFLQGLIEGHRHKSTETYQLGERRNTMIGKMLALQDSEPEYYTDDIIKGIILILLTAGTDTSSVTIEWALTLLLNHTEKLEKATKELDQVIGEDRLADESDIPKLPYLQNIVYETLRLFPAVPLLSPHESSDECIIGCYNVPRKTMLLVNAWAMHRDPQLWDDPTSFKPERFEGLEVDAYKLKLIPFGLGRRSCPAAGLANRVVALTLATLLQCFDWRKISKEQIDMSEGEGLTMPKATPLEAMCKVRGNMIKVLNNL